In Capsicum annuum cultivar UCD-10X-F1 chromosome 8, UCD10Xv1.1, whole genome shotgun sequence, the genomic window ATCATATGTTAATTTTAATTAAACCTAGAGTGCATATTTTAATAGTAGTACATTGACTTTCTTGTAAGTAAATAACAAACAATTATGCTCAACTTGGatttattaaagtgaaaaaaaaattaaattttagaaaaaaatatttattgtgtaTAGCCATTAGCCACCTCAATAGAATTTCTAAAGGACAATTTAAGACTAATTTCAATGAAATTAGGAGATGAATTTGATCCTAAATTCCAAGAAGGTGcacccaccaaaaaataaaaagttgagttTGAAAGGGAATTTAGTCGAGGTGTATGAAAGTTGATTCAGAcattatgattataaaaaaaaagtgataatttTCCTTGACTTTACgcggaaaataaaaaataaataaatattaacaataaaagaagggtaaaatccaGATTAGCAACTTTTATTCCTTGTAATTAAAAAATAGCCAAATATTTCATAGAatttcaaatttcactattgaaattttagagcATTATAAGAAGTTTTACGTGTGGAATTTGAAACTCAATGTGTTTTTAGCTATTTTATAAGAACAAAATCAGTACATCAATTAATGCAATCTttacataaaagaaaaattaatttcttgaaattttattataaaatttgaaattttatgataacggttattttttaaatacagTATTAAAAAGTGATCAGTTATCGCTGTTTCTAtgtaaaaaagaaagttaaataatTAGTAATCGTATTACAAAAATGGGCCATGGACCTTGCCCTACCTACATGTCATGCAagactataataataataataatataaatttttcaataattattaatttattattattatattttcttactaTTATTTATATATCAAATCATGTGGTTGACCACTTAAAGTGATGAATCTCCATCAAAGTACTCCAATAAAATCTCTAGTTGTTTCTTTAGAAGTTTGAAGagccaaaaaataataataataattaaagatcatattattattattgttgttgttattattcatgtatgggtaatttcaagaaaatttgtGTATTTTGTGGAAGCAATTCaggaaatagaaaaatattcaGTGATGCTGCTCTTGATCTTGGAAGAgaattggtaatttttttttcttatttttttcctctctaatttctctttatatttttttcataataattaatttaattaaatttttttaataattaggtTGAGAGAAAAATTGATCTTGTTTATGGAGGAGGAAGTATTGGACTTATGGGATTGGTTTCTCAAGCTGTTTTTGATGGTGGATGTAATGTTATTGGGTAagacaccccccccccccccccccaacccccacctcccaccccccaaaaaaaatattgtgaattTTGAACGAAATTCATCATAAATTAACTCATCgagaaaatttttatttgtgttgtttATTATGGTAACTAGGTTATAATGTTGAAATGAAGGTATATATGAGGACGTATAATTTATCGACTCAGAAACTTATTTTCTTGCAAAGAAATAGAATCAAATTTATGTACTACTATTAATTTATAATAGTACATGTGGTCAAGGCGAATATCACGTGTTCATTGGATTGATGTAAATATCGAGtgaattcaagtgaaaataaatctatttttttttaaaaaatatggtttTTTGTTTGCATTAATACAAGTTTGTTAcaaatttttgaatatatatgattaacaatattcattttttttctttttttttcaatggAACAGAATTATCCCAAGAGCTCTTGTTTCAGTAGaggtattattatttattatataaaattccaAATCTATGTTGCTcgtactttttaaaaatattatcggGGTTCGTATCGGATTCTTCAGAGTTACTACGTTTTTGAAGGATCTGATATGGGTGTGCgcggcaacatttttgaagagtacGAGCAACATAGTCCCAAGCACTCTCCTCTCACTCCTTTAattccctttttattattttgaattattcccattttataaaacgtaatatatgtttttttttttatataaaataagtgttattttataatttttaatttttttaacagatATCAGGCCATGCAGTGGGAGAAGTGTTAATAGTTTCAGATATGCATGAAAGAAAAGCTGAAATGGCTACTAGAGCTGATGCTTTTGTTGCACTTCCTggtaaaaaccctaatttagttatatatatatatatatatatatNNNNNNNNNNNNNNNNNNNNNNNNNNNNNNNNNNNNNNNNNNNNNNNNNNNNNNNNNNNNNNNNNNNNNNNNNNNNNNNNNNNNNNNNNNNNNNNNNNNNNNNNNNNNNNNNNNNNNNNNNNNNNNNNNNNNNNNNNNNNNNNNNNNNNNNNNNNNNNNNNNNNNNNNNNNNNNNNNNNNNNNNNNNNNNNNNNNNNNNNNNNNNNNNNNNNNNNNNNNNNNNNNNNNNNNNNNNNNNNNNNNNNNNNNNNNNNNNNNNNNNNNNNNNNNNNNNNNNNNNNNNNNNNNNNNNNNNNNNNNNNNNNNNNNNNNNNNNNNNNNNNNNNNNNNNNNNNNNNNNNNNNNNNNNNNNNNNNNNNNNNNNNNNNNNNNNNNNNNNNNNNNNNNNNNNNNNNNNNNNNNNNNNNNNNNNNNNNNNNNNNNNNNNNNNNNNNNNNNNNNNNNNNNNNNNNNNNNNNNNNNNNNNNNNNNNNNNNNNNNNNNNNNNNNNNNNNNNNNNNNNNNNNNNNNNNNNNNNNNNNNNNNNNNNNNNNNNNNNNNNNNNNNNNNNNNNNNNNNNNNNNNNNNNNNNNNNNNNNNNNNNNNNNNNNNNNNNNNNNNNNNNNNNNNNNNNNNNNNNNNNNNNNNNNNNNNNNNNNNNNNNNNNNNNNNNNNNNNNNNNNNNNNNNNNNNNNNNNNNNNNNNNNNNNNNNNNNNNNNNNNNNNNNNNNNNNNNNNNNNNNNNNNNNNNNNNNNNNNNNNNNNNNNNNNNNNNNNNNNNNNNNNNNNNNNNNNNNNNNNNNNNNNNNNNNNNNNNNNNNNNNNNNNNNNNNNNNNNNNNNNNNNNNNNNNNNNNNNNNNNNNNNNNNNNNNNNNNNNNNNNNNNNNNNNNNNNNNNNNNNNNNNNNNNNNNNNNNNNNNNNNNNNNNNNNNNNNNNNNNNNNNNNNNNNNNNNNNNNNNNNNNNNNNNNNNNNNNNNNNNNNNNNNNNNNNNNNNNNNNNNNNNNNNNNNNNNNNNNNNNNNNNNNNNNNNNNNNNNNNNNNNNNNNNNNNNNNNNNNNNNNNNNNNNNNNNNNNNNNNNNNNNNNNNNNNNNNNNNNNNNNNNNNNNNNNNNNNNNNNNNNNNNNNNNNNNNNNNNNNNNNNNNNNNNNNNNNNNNNNNNNNNNNNNNNNNNNNNNNNNNNNNNNNNNNNNNNNNNNNNNNNNNNNNNNNNNNNNNNNNNNNNNNNNNNNNNNNNNNNNNNNNNNNNNNNNNNNNNNNNNNNNNNNNNNNNNNNNNNNNNNNNNNNNNNNNNNNNNNNNNNNNNNNNNNNNNNNNNNNNNNNNNNNNNNNNNNNNNNNNNNNNNNNNNNNNNNNNNNNNNNNNNNNNNNNNNNNNNNNNNNNNNNNNNNNNNNNNNNNNNNNNNNNNNNNNNNNNNNNNNNNNNNNNNNNNNNNNNNNNNNNNNNNNNNNNNNNNNNNNNNNNNNNNNNNNNNNNNNNNNNNNNNNNNNNNNNNNNNNNNNNNNNNNNNNNNNNNNNNNNNNNNNNNNNNNNNNNNNNNNNNNNNNNNNNNNNNNNNNNNNNNNNNNNNNNNNNNNNNNNNNNNNNNNNNNNNNNNNNNNNNNNNNNNNNNNNNNNNNNNNNNNNNNNNNNNNNNNNNNNNNNNNNNNNNNNNNNNNNNNNNNNNNNNNNNNNNNNNNNNNNNNNNNNNNNNNNNNNNNNNNNNNNNNNNNNNNNNNNNNNNNNNNNNNNNNNNNNNNNNNNNNNNNNNNNNNNNNNNNNNNNNNNNNNNNNNNNNNNNNNNNNNNNNNNNNNNNNNNNNNNNNNNNNNNNNNNNNNNNNNNNNNNNNNNNNNNNNNNNNNNNNNNNNNNNNNNNNNNNNNNNNNNNNNNNNNNNNNNNNNNNNNNNNNNNNNNNNNNNNNNNNNNNNNNNNNNNNNNNNNNNNNNNNNNNNNNNNNNNNNNNNNNNNNNNNNNNNNNNNNNNNNNNNNNNNNNNNNNNNNNNNNNNNNNNNNNNNNNNNNNNNNNNNNNNNNNNNNNNNNNNNNNNNNNNNNNNNNNNNNNNNNNNNNNNNNNNNNNNNNNNNNNNNNNNNNNNNNNNNNNNNNNNNNNNNNNNNNNNNNNNNNNNNNNNNNNNNNNNNNNNNNNNNNNNNNNNNNNNNNNNNNNNNNNNNNNNNNNNNNNNNNNNNNNNNNNNNNNNNNNNNNNNNNNNNNNNNNNNNNNNNNNNNNNNNNNNNNNNNNNNNNNNNNNNNNNNNNNNNNNNNNNNNNNNNNNNNNNNNNNNNNNNNNNNNNNNNNNNNNNNNNNNNNNNNNNNNNNNNNNNNNNNNNNNNNNNNNNNNNNNNNNNNNNNNNNNNNNNNNNNNNNNNNNNNNNNNNNNNNNNNNNNNNNNNNNNNNNNNNNNNNNNNNNNNNNNNNNNNNNNNNNNNNNNNNNNNNNNNNNNNNNNNNNNNNNNNNNNNNNNNNNNNNNNNNNNNNNNNNNNNNNNNNNNNNNNNNNNNNNNNNNNNNNNNNNNNNNNNNNNNNNNNNNNNNNNNNNNNNNNNNNNNNNNNNNNNNNNNNNNNNNNNNNNNNNNNNNNNNNNNNNNNNNNNNNNNNNNNNNNNNNNNNNNNNNNNNNNNNNNNNNNNNNNNNNNNNNNNNNNNNNNNNNNNNNNNNNNNNNNNNNNNNNNNNNNNNNNNNNNNNNNNNNNNNNNNNNNNNNNNNNNNNNNNNNNNNNNNNNNNNNNNNNNNNNNNNNNNNNNNNNNNNNNNNNNNNNNNNNNNNNNNNNNNNNNNNNNNNNNNNNNNNNNNNNNNNNNNNNNNNNNNNNNNNNNNNNNNNNNNNNNNNNNNNNNNNNNNNNNNNNNNNNNNNNNNNNNNNNNNNNNNNNNNNNNNNNNNNNNNNNNNNNNNNNNNNNNNNNNNNNNNNNNNNNNNNNNNNNNNNNNNNNNNNNNNNNNNNNNNNNNNNNNNNNNNNNNNNNNNNNNNNNNNNNNNNNNNNNNNNNNNNNNNNNNNNNNNNNNNNNNNNNNNNNNNNNNNNNNNNNNNNNNNNNNNNNCCACCCACCCTTCACCCCCTACGCACTCCGctaatattttcttcaaatacCCCACTCATCCTGCCACTCTTCTTCccctctttatcttcttcaaagACCTCACACCCACTCCCCAGCCCCGCACCCCAGTCATGTTTAATTTTTTCCATCGATTGTACttcgattttttaatttttcttcactgattttagttgatttttagattttcttcgtaaatttagcttcatttttttttttcagatttacTTCAtctattttgcttcaatttttagtttttttaattgattttgtttgattttaatttttcttttaggatttagctttatttttaaatttctttcatcaattttacttcgatttttattttttcttcactgattttttcttgatttttatgcttcgattttaatttttttttttttgattttgtttaaattcaatttttcttcattgatttagctttatttttcaatttttcttcattgattttgtttgatttttagtttttcttcgttgatgttacttattttttatttttcttcatcgattttgcccttaatgattaaaaaaaaggtgcttattatttaattttcacgAACTTTTAAATGCgtatataaatttctctcaattATTCTTACcattaaataaattaagattgacaaaaataacagataaaaatgtgaaagaagtATAAATTAATGGGCGTTGAGTTAATATATTGGTTTTGGCAAGACAAACTCCTAAAtatgtatctaatttttaaatctcttccaataattttcaccattaaataagcttaaaattgacaaaaataatggataaaaataagaaaaaaggtataaattaataaaaatgagtTAATATATTGTAGGTGGGCCAAATTGGGCACCACATCAGCCAAAAAATGACTTTCACGCGCCTTCACGGAGGTGCAATACGCGCACCTGGCCAACTCAGCAAAAGATGTCAAAATGacactttatggctacttgagaTGCCAAAATgaaacaatgtccacttgaggtgcctaagtgaaaaatGACGCGTACTTAAGGGGACATACTTAAGGGGGGCTACGTATGGGTTTTGCCATATATCCGCCTTTGGTTACATACTATGTGCATGATTATCTACCTCTCTAAGTCCCgcccctagttacaagttttatGACTTATATTATTCCTTTTTTTGTTTGCTGTCACTTTTGCAGGATTATGTGCCAACACACAATCAAGTAGCACCAAGCAGAAGTTGGAACACTGATGAACCTGTGACAAGAAGTTCATAACTTTCTGAACTGAATCTGTCATATTACTCAAGTGTGAAGATTGATTGCATTTTCCATTGTTTTGACAAAAAACTTTGTAGTTTTACCACTCACACGAAAATTCCAAGTGAAAAAggaacacaaaaaagaaaaagatagttTGGTTTTGGGTAGCAAGAGATTTTGTAAATTTGGTAAAAAGAACATTTGATTTGTTTAGAAATGGAATGAGATTGCTTCAGCAACATATgctgctcgaactcttcaaaaataccGTTGGTCGAGTGTCAGATCATCCAAAAGTAGCACATTTTTTGGGATCCGACACGAGCATaacaacatttttgaagaatcGAAGCAACAACTTCATCCAAATAAATACATGCACATGAACTCAAGCTAACTTCGATACCCCTCCTCGGAGAAAATGAGTGAATAAAACTAAACAAAGATAACGTTTAAAGGAGGATATCGAGGCAACAGATCTCAATCGAATGAAGATTATGGCGCTGAATAATGTACAAATATGCGACAGGACAGATGTTCAATCGATGTACTTATGAACAAAACAGTAACAATGCGTGATATATCTCAAACCTCCAGTACATAAAGAACTAAACAAATTTAGAAACAGCAGAAACAAGTGTAATGGCGTATACAGAGAAGTAAAACATATCACCTTCCTGTCTAGCATGTATTAATTCCATCCTTGCAATCTTTTGTTAAGTTGTAAAATGTCTCGACTCTTGATTTTGCTCGATAAAGGACCTCCGTGTCAACTTCAACTCTCATATACCCGTCGAATTCAACTGGAGAGCCACCGTTAAGTTGTGTTGTTTCATTATACCATTCACTTGTATTACTCCATAAGTAGCTATAATCATCAAGCAAATGCACCTTGTAGTGAGATCTAAGCTTATCAAAATAGTTGTAGAACGGCTCGTTTGTAGCGATATACAGGTTCCTCCAAGGCGTGATAATTCCTTGAAGCTTCGCGACAAGGGAATCGGGGGATGTATCAGCATCCAGATGAGGCCATAACGCCTTATTCTGTGCTTTCTCTCCACGAACAACATGAACAGCATCGAAATCCCAGTCCATGTTTCCGCTGATCGCAGTTACTATATTCATAAGTCGCTTTGATTTCCACACTGTGTGCCACGGTCTCTGGATGTATTTGGCAGAAGGCCCTTCACAGACGCGATACCAATAGTTTTCTGGTTCAGGGGCGTCGAATTGCCTCCATATAATTGTGCTCTTATCCTTCAAGAGTTGGCCGGGGGACACTTTGTAGTCCTTAACCTTTCTTACGGAGATTTTCTTCTTATGCGCCCTATTCCATTTCCTCCAATCTTTAAGGAAGTCTCCTTCCTCGACAATGGATGCAGTCTCCTTCAAATGTTCGAAATCAAAATAGAACCTAAAGTCTTTCCCTTCCTCATCCTTGTGACTACGAGTGTGTGAAGATGCCAAGCAGATACTCAAATCCATCACGAATGTGCGATTCAAGTACTGAGCTTCACCCAAAGCACACAGAAAACTCCACATGTACTGGTTCATTCCTTTACAGTAATCACCACCCCGTGAATAGTACAAGTACCTCCCATTCTTGAAATCCGAATCCGATCCCAAGATCGGAATGGTATCATTGATCTCCTCATCTATAACTGGCGGAGCAATTTtggctcttgtactagctctagtGGAATTAAATCTCGGACGACGGGCATTTACTCCTGAATGCCAGCGACCTGCGTGAACCACTTTATAACTACAATCATCGGTAAAACCAATCTTAAACCTCCGGAAATCCCTGTACTTTCTCCAAGATCTCTCTTTCTTGTTTCGGAACCTCCACGCCACATCACATTCATTCGGCTTCGACCCGTTAGCAGGCGTCCTATAGTCCAAGAACGCAATGGACTTAAAGGCCTTCAAATTAAACCTCTCGATCGTGATCAAAACCCGAGGATCCGAACAATTCACTACATTCATTTCCTCACATCCTGATTTCATAGTCTCATTGGACAGTTTCCCTTCGGATTTCTCGATAACAGCTTCAGTAATCGGAACCAAAGCAAAAGCTCCACCAGGAGCTTCAACGGGACTACTAGCAACATCCTCACCAGTTTTCAAGACAGAATTATCAACTTTGAATGTGGCGTTTTCGACTTGGGTAAAAACCTTAGTTAGGGCTCTAGAAGATTCCCACGGATCAGGAGGTTGGTACGTAATAGCAATTACCGTAATTATAAGTACAGAGAATACAAAAACTGAGAAACATACATTGCTTATAAACTTTATCAAGTTTTGCCCAATTGGATCTGTTGTTGTATTCAATTCCTTCATTTCTACAAAAACTccaaataccaaaaaaaaaatacaccaagATTAAGCTAAAAAATACATCTGAAACTCAACCTTCactcaaaatcacaaaaacaacaacaaaaattcaatctttaacTCAAAAGTCTCAAAATCAAAGTGCCAAGATCAAGCTAAAGAGAAGATTTTTACGCTAAAATCAAGAAAAGGGGCTTACTATAACACTAATCTGAAACTGACCCTTT contains:
- the LOC107878984 gene encoding probable cytokinin riboside 5'-monophosphate phosphoribohydrolase LOGL1, which codes for MGNFKKICVFCGSNSGNRKIFSDAALDLGRELVERKIDLVYGGGSIGLMGLVSQAVFDGGCNVIGIIPRALVSVEISGHAVGEVLIVSDMHERKAEMATRADAFVALPGKNPNLVGQIGHHISQKMTFTRLHGGAIRAPGQLSKRCQNDTLCPAPSYKFYDLYYSFFCLLSLLQDYVPTHNQVAPSRSWNTDEPVTRSS
- the LOC107838695 gene encoding uncharacterized protein LOC107838695 → MKELNTTTDPIGQNLIKFISNVCFSVFVFSVLIITVIAITYQPPDPWESSRALTKVFTQVENATFKVDNSVLKTGEDVASSPVEAPGGAFALVPITEAVIEKSEGKLSNETMKSGCEEMNVVNCSDPRVLITIERFNLKAFKSIAFLDYRTPANGSKPNECDVAWRFRNKKERSWRKYRDFRRFKIGFTDDCSYKVVHAGRWHSGVNARRPRFNSTRASTRAKIAPPVIDEEINDTIPILGSDSDFKNGRYLYYSRGGDYCKGMNQYMWSFLCALGEAQYLNRTFVMDLSICLASSHTRSHKDEEGKDFRFYFDFEHLKETASIVEEGDFLKDWRKWNRAHKKKISVRKVKDYKVSPGQLLKDKSTIIWRQFDAPEPENYWYRVCEGPSAKYIQRPWHTVWKSKRLMNIVTAISGNMDWDFDAVHVVRGEKAQNKALWPHLDADTSPDSLVAKLQGIITPWRNLYIATNEPFYNYFDKLRSHYKVHLLDDYSYLWSNTSEWYNETTQLNGGSPVEFDGYMRVEVDTEVLYRAKSRVETFYNLTKDCKDGINTC